In one Candidatus Cloacimonadota bacterium genomic region, the following are encoded:
- a CDS encoding MBL fold metallo-hydrolase: MLQHIDNPSTKVIILGTGNPNPNPEHSGCAVLILVDEKPYVVDFGANVVRQIAALTPEYGGSLHELQIETLSTAFCTHLHSDHTLGLPDLILTPWIMGRTEPLALFGPKGIKKMAENILGAYETDIRYRIHGHEPISGTGWKVDVHEINEGIIFQDEHIIVEAFPVAHGDIETYGFRFTTPDKTVVISGDTSPCDNIISFSKDADILIHEVYSQKGFETLPPEWKKYHAAHHASTKQLADIANRCKPKLLVTYHMLFWKTTSKDILNEIQQSYSGKVVVAHDLQIFS; encoded by the coding sequence ATGTTACAACATATAGACAATCCTTCCACAAAAGTTATCATTCTTGGTACAGGCAATCCCAATCCCAATCCCGAACATTCGGGGTGCGCAGTACTCATTCTTGTTGATGAAAAACCTTATGTTGTCGACTTTGGAGCAAATGTTGTGCGGCAAATCGCAGCGCTTACTCCCGAGTATGGCGGTTCTTTGCATGAATTACAGATCGAAACCCTCAGCACAGCATTTTGTACACACCTTCATTCCGACCATACGCTTGGACTTCCCGATCTTATACTCACGCCATGGATAATGGGAAGAACCGAACCGCTTGCGTTGTTTGGTCCAAAAGGAATCAAAAAGATGGCTGAAAATATCCTGGGTGCATATGAAACAGATATCCGATATAGAATCCATGGACACGAGCCTATTAGTGGAACCGGCTGGAAAGTTGATGTACATGAAATCAATGAGGGAATCATATTTCAGGATGAACATATAATAGTCGAAGCGTTTCCCGTTGCACACGGTGATATAGAAACGTATGGCTTCAGGTTCACAACTCCCGATAAAACCGTCGTGATCTCCGGCGATACATCACCATGCGACAACATTATCTCTTTTTCAAAAGATGCGGATATTCTTATTCATGAAGTGTATTCGCAGAAAGGGTTTGAAACATTGCCGCCTGAGTGGAAAAAATATCATGCGGCCCATCATGCTTCAACGAAGCAACTTGCCGATATTGCCAATAGATGCAAACCAAAGCTGCTCGTTACCTATCACATGCTTTTCTGGAAAACAACATCGAAAGATATTCTTAATGAAATACAACAGTCTTATTCGGGAAAGGTTGTTGTTGCTCATGATCTACAGATTTTTTCATAA
- a CDS encoding class I SAM-dependent methyltransferase: MSDYYANTLSGKRLQKCYDIATPCVQQYLKAEIEFVCNKINPGDRVLELGCGYGRAMKYFLEKTDQVVGIDNSEENIRYAHEYLKDVSGWQIHCMNAIGLQFDDASFDVVVCIQNGLSAFHEDPVRIMSEALRVIKKNGIALFSTYSEKFWNERLQWFRDQAAHGLLGKIDEEKTGNGIIVCKDGFTARTFNKHDLSTLTKSLNVSASFYGVDGSSLFCEVKK; this comes from the coding sequence ATGAGCGACTATTACGCAAATACTCTTTCGGGAAAACGTCTGCAGAAATGCTACGATATCGCTACTCCGTGTGTCCAGCAGTATCTTAAAGCTGAAATAGAATTCGTGTGTAATAAGATAAATCCGGGAGATCGCGTGCTTGAACTCGGCTGCGGGTATGGAAGGGCAATGAAATATTTTTTAGAGAAAACCGATCAAGTCGTTGGTATCGATAATTCAGAGGAGAATATCCGATATGCACATGAATATCTTAAGGATGTGTCTGGATGGCAGATTCATTGTATGAATGCGATCGGTCTGCAATTTGATGATGCTTCCTTTGATGTGGTCGTGTGTATTCAAAACGGACTTTCCGCTTTCCATGAAGATCCTGTCCGCATTATGTCCGAGGCACTGCGTGTTATAAAGAAAAATGGCATTGCACTGTTTTCGACCTATTCAGAGAAATTCTGGAATGAACGCCTGCAATGGTTTCGTGATCAGGCAGCACATGGGCTTTTAGGAAAGATCGACGAAGAAAAAACAGGTAATGGAATTATTGTTTGTAAAGATGGATTTACTGCAAGAACGTTTAATAAGCATGATTTATCTACTCTAACAAAATCGCTCAATGTTTCTGCATCCTTCTATGGGGTCGATGGTTCCAGCTTATTTTGCGAGGTGAAAAAATGA